The nucleotide sequence CGAAAGACCCCTTAAACTTCGTAGACAATAAAAAATATACCGATCGATTAAAGGACGCTCAGGATAAAACCGGACTTAAGGATGCCGTGCGCACTGCGGTTGGAAAATCTATGGGAGAGGATTTGGTGGTTGCCTGTATGGATTTCAGTTTTATTGGAGGTTCTATGGGTAGTGTTGTTGGTGAAAAGATCGCCCGCGCAGCAGATTATTCGCTAAAGAAAAAAATTCCATTTGTCATTATATCAAAAAGCGGTGGGGCGAGAATGATGGAAGCTGCCTTATCGTTAATGCAGTTGGCCAAAACCAGCGCAAAACTTGCACAGTTGTCAAAAGCAAAAATACCATTTATATCGCTTTGTACCGATCCAACAACGGGAGGTACCACGGCTTCTTTCGCAATGCTGGGAGATATAAATATTAGTGAACCCGGGGCATTAATAGGATTTGCAGGACCAAGAGTAGTAAGAGACACCACAGGAAAGGAGTTGCCTGATGGATTTCAAACCGCCGAGTTTGTTCTGGATCACGGATTCCTGGACTTTATAACGCATCGTAAAGATCTAAAACGCAAACTAAATCTCTATTTGGACCTCATATTAAACAGACCGCTTAGGGAAAAGACCGCATAACAAAAAAGCCGCTCCTCTGGAGCGGCTTTTTCTATTTTATAATAGAGGATATTTAGAGGATGATCGGGTACTCCTGTCCGTTAAAGATAAAGGTCGCCAAATTATCGCACTCCCCTTCACCCCAGTCTATTGCTGCAGTTAATCCCTCTTGCTGTACTTCAAGCATTCCGCTCACGAGATAAAGACAATTGAGCTTTCGCACTAATGTTTCGGTCACTTCACCGCTTCGTTGGAAGCCATTGGTAAATACAGTATCCCAGTTACCGGTGATGTGATAGACATTATCCAACCAGGTTCCGGTACCAATTCCTTCTACCCATTCTGCAACTCGTAGTCCGTTTCGGGTCGCTGTTACCGTAGTATTGGGGAAACTTACCGTAATTTCTTCGTTGATTGTAGATTGCGGATTCCCATTGGAATTTGCGATCTCACGGAAGATCTCTCCTCCTCCGGCCACGCCATTACCGTTATAGGTAAATTCATCGAAAGTATAGTTGATGGTTCTGGTTCCCGCTGTAAATGGACCGTATTCCAAAGTGATCATTCCGGAAACTACACTACCGTTGTTTAACTGACATTCGTCACCAAAGTCGAGGATAATGGTACCTCCGTCTCCATTGGGAAGAATTGTAATTACGGTACAAGCCGGGAATAAAGAGTTCACTACATTATCGGGTTCTTCTTCTACCTGCACATAGCCGCTCTCCATGATGGAGAAGGTACCTTCAACCACGTTATCTGCCTGAGCAGCACGTTGAGAATCTTCGGCTGAAAAATTTACTTCGTTGGGTGATGAATCGTCATTGGAAGTACATCCAATAAATAAAAAAGTTAATGCCAGGAAAGAAAATAGGGCAGTTTTCTTAATAATGGTTTTCATAAGTTTTGTTTTTGTTTATACTAACTAGGACCTATAAAACGCAAAAAAGTTTGATTCAGTATATTTTACTTATTTTTTTGAAACAGTA is from Constantimarinum furrinae and encodes:
- the accD gene encoding acetyl-CoA carboxylase, carboxyltransferase subunit beta, which translates into the protein MSWFKRTKKGIQTPTEEKKDVPKGLWYKSPTGKIVDSEELEKNFYVSPEDGYHVRIGSKEYFEILFDDNKFKELDKGLVSKDPLNFVDNKKYTDRLKDAQDKTGLKDAVRTAVGKSMGEDLVVACMDFSFIGGSMGSVVGEKIARAADYSLKKKIPFVIISKSGGARMMEAALSLMQLAKTSAKLAQLSKAKIPFISLCTDPTTGGTTASFAMLGDINISEPGALIGFAGPRVVRDTTGKELPDGFQTAEFVLDHGFLDFITHRKDLKRKLNLYLDLILNRPLREKTA